The following proteins are encoded in a genomic region of Oryza brachyantha chromosome 11, ObraRS2, whole genome shotgun sequence:
- the LOC102705862 gene encoding NDR1/HIN1-like protein 2: MQPPATASGRAKWRVARHTRESCTKVVANTLCTLLLVVLLVAGVVLFVVWLGLRPHRPRFSLVSFAVVALPPGDAAAQQQQQVAFNVSDRNPNRHIGILYDATQASVHYDNGGVLVAGGPAFASAWYQPNKTTTFIAGLLDVVGPRATDAAWPSFQAELHAGRLPLRLQLTTAIRFRLTGGFGALGFQSGRRRMHVDCHMLVGSDGELLPESVGAACDRYFS, encoded by the coding sequence AtgcagccgccggcgacggcgagcggccgcGCCAAGTGGCGAGTGGCGCGGCACACCCGCGAGAGCTGCACCAAGGTGGTGGCCAACACCCTGTGCACGCTGCTCCTCGTCgtgctcctcgtcgccggcgtcgtcctctTCGTCGTCTGGCTCGGCCTCCGGCCGCACCGCCCCCGCTTCAGCCTCGTCTccttcgccgtcgtcgcactGCCGCCCGGCGACGCAGccgcgcagcagcagcagcaggtcgCGTTCAACGTCTCCGACCGCAACCCGAACCGCCACATCGGCATCCTCTACGACGCGACGCAGGCCTCCGTCCACTACGACAACGGCGGcgtgctcgtcgccggcggcccggCGTTCGCCTCCGCCTGGTACCAGCCCAACAAGACCACCACGTTCATCGCCGGCTTGCTCGACGTCGTCGGGCCGAGGGCCACCGACGCCGCGTGGCCGTCCTTCCAGGCCGAGCTGcacgccggccgcctcccgcTGCGGCTGCAGCTCACCACGGCCATCCGCTTCCGCCTCACCGGCGGCTTCGGAGCCCTCGGCTTCCAGTCCGGCCGGCGGAGGATGCACGTCGACTGCCACATGCTCGTCGGCTCCGACGGCGAGCTGCTGCCGGAGTccgtcggcgccgcctgcGACAGATACTTCTCATGA
- the LOC102713408 gene encoding rab GTPase-activating protein 22-like, whose protein sequence is MLRRAGKGEVADGFYQIRSDCTNKVPETKFKIKVGKTLSVRKWHAAFTPEGRLDIASVLNRIQKGGVHPTIRGEVWEFLLGCFDPGSTFDEREQIRQKRRIQYAIWKEECKDMDSHVGSGKIITAPIITEDGKPIMDPLVLLEATSDQHTKQGSSSSSGNENEVTRSVNCVVDKQTIEWKLLLHQIGLDVLRTDRSMVFYEKKENLSKLWDILAVYAWIDKEIGYCQGMSDLCSPMIVLLNDEADAFWCFERLMRRLRGNFRCTQQSVGVENQLQHLASIIQVLDPKLHDHLENLGGGDYLFAFRMFMVLFRRELSFGDSLYLWEMMWALEYDPDMFSTYEHIGAATGVTPGYKPKVKSMRQFGKYERENMKNGASENDGPVPISVFLVASVLKENSAKLLQEARGIDDVIRILNDVNGNLDAKKACAIALKLHRKYLKKIQGKKP, encoded by the exons ATGCTGAGAAGAGCGGGCAAAGGGGAGGTTGCAGATGGGTTCTACCAGATTCGCTCGGATTGCACCAACAAGGTCCCCGAGACTAAGTTCAAGATCAAG GTTGGGAAAACATTGAGCGTTCGGAAGTGGCATGCTGCGTTTACGCCTGAGGGCCGTTTGGATATTGCTTCAGTTCTGAACCGGATACAGAAAGGG GGTGTCCATCCTACAATCAGGGGAGAGGTCTGGGAGTTTTTACTTGGCTGTTTTGATCCTGGGAGCACCTTTGACGAGCGGGAGCAGATTAGGCAGAAAAGAAG AATACAATATGCCATATGGAAGGAAGAATGCAAAGATATGGACTCCCATGTTGGTAGTGGTAAAATTATCACAGCCCCAATTATAACTGAGGATGGAAAGCCTATTATGGATCCTTTGGTTTTGCTCGAAGCTACTTCAGACCAGCACACAAAGCAAGGTAGTTCATCCAGTAGTGGGAACGAAAATGAGGTGACGAGGTCTGTAAACTGTGTGGTGGATAAACAAACTATCGAATGGAAGCTTCTGCTGCATCAAATTG GCCTTGATGTATTACGCACTGATCGATCCATGGTAttttatgagaaaaaagaaaatctttcaAAGTTATGGGATATTCTAGCTGTGTATGCTTGGATCGACAAAGAAATTGGTTATTGTCAAG GAATGAGTGATTTGTGCTCACCAATGATAGTGCTACTCAACGATGAAGCAGATGCATTTTGGTGCTTTGAGAGACTAATGCGTAGACTG CGAGGAAATTTCAGGTGCACGCAGCAATCTGTTGGGGTGGAGAACCAGCTTCAGCACCTTGCATCTATCATTCAAGTGCTTGACCCAAAATTACATGACCACCTAG AAAACCTCGGTGGGGGAGATTATCTCTTTGCATTCCGCATGTTCATGGTATTGTTTCGGCGTGAATTATCATTCGGGGACTCTCTATACCTTTGGGAG ATGATGTGGGCTCTAGAATATGATCCAGACATGTTCTCCACGTATGAACATATTGGTGCTGCAACTGGGGTGACTCCAGGATATAAGCCAAAAGTAAAATCAATGCGCCAGTTTGGCAAGTATGAGAGGGAGAATATGAAGAATGGGGCTAGTGAAAACGATGGTCCTGTTCCTATTTCCGTTTTCCTGGTTGCCAGTGTTCTGAAGGAGAACAGTGCAAAGCTTCTGCAGGAAGCTCGAGGGATTGACGATGTTATCAGG ATTTTGAACGATGTTAATGGGAATTTGGATGCGAAAAAGGCTTGCGCCATTGCATTGAAACTTCACAGGAAGTACCTTAAAAAG ATTCAGGGAAAGAAGCCATGA